A single window of Vibrio sp. SCSIO 43137 DNA harbors:
- a CDS encoding BCCT family transporter, whose protein sequence is MTQTIDKYSIDNTDYTVGQDNVQKWGFDVHNPVFGLSAGLMILFLVILVALDAATAKQALDDIKWSIIGNFDQLFIWSGNFFLFFCIAIAFSPYGKVIIGGEHATPEHSNFSWLSMLFAAGMGIGLLFWGVAEPTAYFTGWYETPLAVEAKSPEAVKVALGATMYHWGLNAWAMYAVVGLSLAFFAYNKGLPLSIRSIFYPILGDRTWGWFGHVIDILAVIATIFGLAPSLGLGAQQVTSGINFVFGTEGDIGMHLVIIGIVTALATISVVRGIEAGVKVISNINIIVATALLLFVIAVTLDTTPGYMFDTTMGYIENFIAFSNPYGREDETWMHGWTVFYWAWWISWSPFVGMFIARVSKGRSIRQFLTAVIFVPTLVTLIWMSTFGGLAIDQIINQAGELGANGLQDVSLALFQVFDLLPMSTFISLLSIALIMVFFVTSSDSGSLVIDSITSGGKIDAPVPQRVFWAVIEGAIAGVLLYIGGSEALQALQAGVIATALPFTIILILMCVSLVKGLRTER, encoded by the coding sequence ATGACTCAAACAATTGATAAGTACAGTATTGATAATACTGACTACACAGTAGGACAAGACAATGTACAGAAATGGGGCTTCGACGTTCATAACCCTGTATTTGGATTAAGTGCAGGCCTAATGATCCTATTTCTCGTGATTCTGGTAGCGCTGGACGCTGCTACTGCAAAGCAAGCACTGGACGATATAAAATGGAGCATAATTGGTAATTTTGATCAGCTATTTATCTGGTCTGGTAACTTTTTCCTTTTCTTCTGCATCGCAATTGCATTTTCGCCTTACGGCAAAGTAATTATAGGCGGTGAACACGCCACTCCTGAACACTCCAATTTTTCCTGGTTATCCATGCTGTTTGCAGCCGGAATGGGTATCGGGCTACTTTTCTGGGGGGTCGCTGAGCCAACAGCCTATTTTACCGGCTGGTACGAAACGCCATTGGCCGTTGAAGCCAAATCTCCCGAAGCGGTAAAAGTTGCCTTAGGTGCCACTATGTACCACTGGGGACTAAATGCATGGGCTATGTATGCCGTAGTAGGCTTGTCGCTGGCCTTCTTTGCCTATAATAAAGGTTTGCCTCTCTCTATCCGTTCTATTTTTTACCCGATACTGGGTGACAGAACCTGGGGCTGGTTTGGCCATGTGATTGATATATTGGCCGTTATAGCTACTATTTTTGGTCTGGCTCCGTCACTTGGTCTAGGTGCTCAGCAGGTAACCAGCGGCATCAACTTCGTGTTTGGCACTGAGGGTGATATCGGAATGCATCTGGTTATTATCGGAATTGTTACCGCTCTGGCGACCATTTCAGTTGTGCGGGGTATCGAAGCCGGCGTTAAGGTGATCAGTAATATCAATATTATTGTGGCAACGGCGCTTCTGCTATTTGTTATTGCTGTAACTCTGGACACCACTCCGGGCTACATGTTCGATACCACCATGGGTTATATCGAAAACTTTATCGCCTTTAGTAACCCTTACGGACGTGAAGATGAAACATGGATGCATGGCTGGACAGTATTCTACTGGGCATGGTGGATCTCGTGGTCGCCATTTGTAGGTATGTTTATCGCTCGTGTTTCTAAAGGTCGTTCAATTCGTCAGTTCCTTACTGCGGTTATTTTTGTCCCTACTCTGGTTACCCTGATCTGGATGTCTACCTTTGGTGGTCTGGCTATTGATCAGATCATTAATCAGGCGGGTGAACTTGGAGCTAACGGGCTTCAGGATGTTAGCCTTGCCCTGTTTCAGGTGTTTGACCTATTACCAATGAGCACCTTTATTTCACTGTTATCTATTGCGCTTATTATGGTTTTCTTTGTCACCTCTTCAGACTCCGGTTCTCTGGTGATAGACAGCATTACCTCCGGCGGCAAAATCGATGCTCCGGTACCACAACGTGTATTCTGGGCAGTGATTGAGGGTGCTATTGCCGGTGTGTTGCTCTATATCGGCGGCTCTGAAGCCCTACAGGCTCTTCAGGCTGGTGTTATCGCAACGGCATTGCCATTCACCATTATCCTTATCCTGATGTGTGTCAGCCTGGTTAAAGGGTTACGTACAGAGAGATAG
- a CDS encoding IS4 family transposase — MIKSNSDWAEEQFGHAKLGDPRRTARLVKMASDLAQHPGKSVVKSSHSPASMEGAYRFIRNDNVSSDDIAEAGFKATADQVHRYPLLLALEDTTTLSYKHRSIRADLGHVNQGNRYRGLFAHSILLFAPETLDVIGLVEQQRWTRDIKTRGIRRKGLKRPYEEKEGYKWERASRNMAARLGTSMVNVISVCDREADIYDYLIYKMANQQRFVVRSMMSRHIEEGSDKLYHFASELQSVKQRQIQIAQRGGRKAREVTLDVKYAAVTLKTPSNKKGAPISLNYVGCSEIGDGEKRLNWHILTNEPVNSAEDALKIIGYYEKRWLIEEYHKVWKTEGTGVEELRLQSKDNLDRLATIYAFLAVRIFQLKFANEQIEDVSCEKILSSRAWKLLWLKRVKTPLPKEVPTAKWAYEHLARLGGWKDSKRNGRASVKTLWEGWLKLQAILEGYELALSLEQDL; from the coding sequence ATGATTAAAAGCAATAGTGATTGGGCTGAAGAGCAATTTGGTCATGCTAAACTTGGAGACCCAAGAAGAACGGCTAGACTTGTAAAAATGGCATCAGACTTAGCTCAGCATCCAGGTAAATCGGTAGTGAAATCATCTCATTCTCCAGCAAGTATGGAGGGCGCTTACCGATTTATTCGGAACGACAATGTCTCATCAGACGATATTGCCGAAGCAGGCTTTAAAGCAACTGCAGATCAAGTTCATCGTTACCCTCTCCTTCTCGCGTTAGAAGATACAACTACCTTAAGCTACAAACATCGCTCTATTAGAGCGGACTTAGGACATGTAAACCAAGGTAATCGTTATAGGGGGTTGTTTGCCCATAGTATTTTGCTGTTTGCTCCTGAAACTCTCGACGTTATTGGGTTAGTTGAACAACAACGATGGACGAGAGATATCAAGACTCGAGGTATCCGTCGTAAGGGGTTGAAACGACCTTATGAAGAAAAAGAAGGTTATAAATGGGAAAGAGCATCACGCAATATGGCAGCCCGTTTAGGTACCTCGATGGTTAACGTAATATCAGTTTGCGATCGCGAGGCCGATATCTACGATTACCTCATTTATAAAATGGCGAATCAGCAACGTTTTGTTGTGCGGTCGATGATGAGCCGTCATATAGAAGAAGGCTCAGACAAGCTTTATCACTTTGCATCAGAACTTCAAAGTGTGAAGCAACGTCAAATCCAAATAGCTCAAAGGGGTGGCCGGAAAGCTCGTGAAGTCACTCTGGATGTAAAATATGCAGCAGTGACTTTAAAAACACCCTCAAACAAAAAAGGAGCTCCTATTTCTCTCAACTATGTTGGCTGCTCCGAAATCGGTGATGGAGAAAAGAGGCTCAATTGGCATATTTTAACTAATGAGCCAGTTAATAGTGCAGAAGATGCATTAAAAATTATTGGTTACTACGAAAAACGCTGGTTGATTGAGGAGTATCACAAGGTCTGGAAAACTGAAGGGACAGGAGTTGAAGAGCTTCGGTTACAAAGTAAAGATAACTTAGATAGGTTAGCAACAATTTATGCGTTTTTAGCAGTAAGAATTTTCCAATTGAAATTTGCCAATGAGCAAATCGAAGACGTTAGTTGTGAGAAAATCTTGTCCTCAAGAGCATGGAAGTTGCTTTGGCTGAAAAGAGTAAAGACACCACTTCCAAAGGAGGTTCCAACAGCAAAATGGGCTTATGAACACCTCGCAAGACTTGGCGGTTGGAAAGACAGCAAAAGAAATGGAAGAGCGTCAGTTAAGACGCTCTGGGAAGGATGGCTCAAACTACAAGCCATCCTTGAAGGCTACGAACTCGCTCTGTCTCTTGAGCAGGACTTGTGA
- a CDS encoding cytochrome c3 family protein — MPYINSKLIFLLTALLFSCLINAQPQEELSQCGDKCHIIKPYEEGAYHNEKLLAYKHTMDWELSCSDCHQRSDNELAREEKLYHSGEFEQPLFRREFSNALCLQCHEDYPGLIERTDYFEHEGYINPHRNHGRLTDCSNCHRVHRRSRFSCSECHKSDWQNILPPGWQIAD, encoded by the coding sequence ATGCCTTATATTAATTCAAAATTAATTTTTCTATTAACTGCCCTTCTGTTTTCTTGTTTAATTAATGCTCAGCCACAAGAAGAGTTAAGTCAATGTGGTGACAAATGCCACATTATCAAACCCTATGAAGAGGGGGCTTACCACAACGAAAAGCTGCTTGCCTATAAACATACTATGGATTGGGAGTTGTCATGCTCAGATTGTCACCAGCGCAGTGATAATGAGCTAGCCCGGGAGGAGAAACTCTATCACTCAGGTGAGTTTGAACAGCCTCTCTTCAGAAGAGAGTTCAGTAATGCTCTTTGTCTGCAATGTCATGAAGATTATCCCGGTCTGATTGAACGAACTGACTATTTCGAGCATGAAGGCTATATTAATCCCCACAGAAACCATGGCCGGCTGACGGACTGTTCGAATTGTCACCGGGTTCACCGGAGATCTCGTTTCAGTTGCTCTGAATGCCATAAATCTGACTGGCAAAATATTCTCCCGCCGGGTTGGCAGATTGCTGACTAA
- a CDS encoding MarR family winged helix-turn-helix transcriptional regulator, protein MEKHEEVLVSLRQIIRAIDIHSKKLSKESGLTGPQLILMRSIEELGEVTIKQLSGHTNMSQATATAILDRLERNGYVQRIRSTQDKRKVHAYLTEAGKERLEAAPTPLQDSFIRKFQKLDEWEQSLLLSSVQRISSMMNAEDIDVAPMLELGSITKTD, encoded by the coding sequence TTGGAAAAGCATGAAGAAGTACTGGTGTCTCTGCGCCAGATAATAAGAGCGATAGATATTCACTCGAAGAAACTGAGTAAGGAATCGGGGCTGACAGGTCCTCAGCTAATTCTGATGCGCTCCATCGAAGAGCTTGGTGAAGTAACCATTAAACAGTTGTCCGGCCATACCAATATGAGTCAGGCGACAGCGACTGCAATACTGGATCGGTTAGAACGAAACGGCTATGTACAACGTATCCGCAGTACACAGGATAAGCGCAAGGTACACGCTTATCTGACAGAAGCAGGAAAAGAACGCCTCGAAGCTGCACCAACACCTTTGCAGGACAGTTTTATCAGGAAGTTTCAGAAATTGGATGAGTGGGAGCAGAGTTTACTGCTCTCTTCTGTACAGAGAATTTCAAGCATGATGAATGCAGAAGATATTGATGTAGCACCTATGCTTGAATTGGGTTCGATAACAAAAACTGACTGA
- a CDS encoding bifunctional diguanylate cyclase/phosphodiesterase has product MKRVKLGLQGRHILINISMILSIVLIISAIQLYYFKTNSDRVLVESRENTSNSLLVQMEKRGLSILEYLSESVVNPLYQFDLEKTYRLLKPALSNNEVTAITVLDADAVVFHDGQKLIPTFGAKYKNSEVLHSLFKEKTRYTKLDNQTLLIAEPVFIGDEVLGGIVIELSLLNVKKDIENMSDSISLINDQSLMQITDSSVLSAILLALAGIIFSILNTRSLIKPIQDLVLHAKRIGVGEYGAENNINRQDEMGELAAAFNDMGQNLKNHTEEISFLAYHDALTQLPNRVMFIKQLDSIITSPLHRNQPLAVLFIDLDDFKFVNDNYGHKAGDYLLCEVAKRIKRNLRSADIVINAHESINSNEMVARIGGDEFLICLPRIHSKKVINIVVERLISAVRAPILIDDEEVVIAGSVGIANYPEDGKTAEELIKNADIAMYQAKGSGKNTYSNFTSEMNQQVQYRSAIERELRKAVADMQQFELWYQPQIRMNDGIMIGVEALIRWRHPEQGLIPPDDFIAIAEETGLIIPIGEWVIRQACLQAKTWQNRLDDEFHIAINLSAKQIYRQNIPQVFSRLLSEFDIGPQRIHAEVTESMLMQDERVAKETLDQLRALGVQVWLDDFGTGYSSLAYLRRFHVDGVKIDRTFIADIEDDAYDRALSSAVIAMTKNLNISVIAEGVETEYHRQFLFDKQCDIAQGFYYSVPLPAEQFEQRYLSVELLSVGGS; this is encoded by the coding sequence ATGAAAAGAGTAAAACTAGGGCTGCAAGGGCGTCATATTCTGATTAATATCAGCATGATTTTGTCTATTGTGCTGATTATCTCAGCAATCCAGCTCTACTATTTTAAAACGAATTCCGACAGGGTACTGGTTGAGAGCAGAGAGAATACCTCAAATAGTCTGCTGGTACAGATGGAAAAAAGGGGGCTATCGATACTTGAATATCTGTCAGAGTCTGTAGTTAATCCGCTCTATCAGTTTGATTTGGAGAAAACCTACCGATTGTTGAAACCGGCTTTGTCGAATAATGAAGTTACAGCCATTACCGTGTTAGATGCTGATGCTGTTGTTTTTCATGATGGTCAGAAACTGATACCAACTTTTGGTGCGAAGTACAAAAATAGCGAGGTTCTGCATAGCTTGTTTAAGGAGAAAACACGTTATACCAAGCTAGACAATCAAACCTTGCTTATTGCTGAACCGGTTTTTATCGGTGATGAAGTTTTAGGCGGTATTGTTATTGAGCTTTCACTACTGAACGTTAAAAAAGATATAGAAAATATGTCAGATTCTATCTCTCTGATTAATGATCAAAGCTTAATGCAGATAACGGATAGTAGTGTGCTTTCAGCCATTCTGCTCGCCCTTGCCGGAATTATCTTTTCCATACTCAACACCCGGTCACTAATAAAGCCTATACAGGATCTGGTGCTACACGCCAAACGTATTGGTGTGGGAGAGTATGGTGCTGAAAACAACATAAACCGGCAGGACGAAATGGGCGAACTGGCAGCCGCCTTCAATGATATGGGACAGAACCTGAAAAACCATACAGAAGAGATCTCCTTTCTTGCCTACCACGATGCCCTTACTCAGCTACCGAACCGGGTGATGTTTATAAAGCAACTAGACTCAATAATTACTAGTCCTCTGCACAGAAATCAGCCTCTGGCAGTACTGTTTATCGATTTGGATGACTTTAAATTTGTTAATGATAATTACGGCCATAAAGCCGGGGATTACCTGCTATGCGAAGTTGCAAAAAGAATTAAACGCAATCTGAGAAGCGCTGATATCGTCATTAATGCCCACGAAAGCATCAATAGTAATGAGATGGTTGCCCGTATTGGTGGCGACGAGTTTTTGATTTGTCTGCCAAGGATTCATAGTAAGAAGGTGATTAATATCGTTGTAGAGAGATTAATTTCCGCCGTCCGGGCTCCGATTCTTATCGATGATGAAGAGGTTGTTATTGCCGGTAGCGTGGGTATTGCCAACTACCCTGAGGATGGAAAAACGGCGGAAGAGTTGATTAAAAATGCCGATATCGCTATGTATCAGGCTAAAGGCAGTGGCAAAAACACCTATAGCAATTTTACTTCCGAAATGAATCAACAAGTCCAGTATCGTTCTGCTATTGAGCGTGAACTAAGAAAGGCGGTAGCAGATATGCAGCAGTTTGAGCTTTGGTATCAACCGCAGATTAGAATGAACGACGGTATAATGATTGGTGTTGAGGCTCTTATACGCTGGCGTCATCCGGAACAGGGGTTAATTCCTCCTGATGATTTTATTGCGATAGCTGAAGAGACAGGCCTTATTATTCCGATCGGGGAATGGGTAATACGTCAGGCCTGCCTACAGGCGAAAACGTGGCAAAACCGGCTTGATGATGAGTTTCATATTGCGATTAACCTCTCGGCCAAACAGATATACCGGCAGAATATACCTCAGGTATTCAGCCGTTTACTGAGTGAGTTTGATATTGGACCACAAAGAATCCATGCCGAGGTAACGGAGAGCATGCTTATGCAGGATGAGAGAGTGGCTAAGGAAACGCTGGATCAGTTGCGTGCTCTCGGTGTTCAGGTATGGCTGGATGATTTTGGAACCGGATATTCGTCATTGGCCTATTTGCGACGTTTCCATGTCGACGGTGTAAAAATTGACCGCACTTTTATCGCTGATATTGAAGATGACGCTTACGACCGGGCGTTGAGTTCTGCTGTTATTGCTATGACAAAAAATCTCAACATTTCTGTAATCGCGGAAGGGGTTGAAACGGAGTATCACCGCCAGTTTCTATTTGATAAGCAGTGCGATATTGCACAAGGTTTTTACTACTCTGTTCCGTTGCCGGCTGAGCAATTTGAGCAGAGGTATCTGTCGGTAGAATTACTCAGTGTTGGCGGCTCTTAA
- a CDS encoding bifunctional diguanylate cyclase/phosphodiesterase yields the protein MALVKKNIWTLFWTIILLSVLLFSYYGYYLWKRNQADFHQFQYTQVNLFSDSVEAFLKSQESLLQVLGSQLAVDNQIPQQATHSATLDRVRKNHPFFAGFGLANLNGDLRVVSSNLNLEKLPNLLEQEVSRNGFMQTLRTTKLVAGRTYQLKALDDDSIAIAIRKAILSDKGDAVAVMTAGVKVNETVLFNNKRHSAAKFNELDIIRDDGYLQFYSGDKLGTKSYTKPVPLNTLQALIDSVLLDNDVDLETLKSSRKPWATEFVLNQSTKRVMMEYDPYFQFWIVSTVESSYVNSQFLNRFLFSLVISIASALVFYMLVRSIAVAEQDKYEQLLYQTRHDLLTDLPNQVYLSNLIDKSQVPPFATIFINIDRFKSVNDSYGHEFGDKVIKEVASRLMPYSESKDCLIRGTGDEFMILTSNLDDEWLITISEKILEKLSLPFVVGEVSFLLTASIGIAKYPPHGSNYDELIRSLDFAMLQAKKTKNAIYFYSPRLQSEHVESLYLEQKLRQAIKEDQITLLYQPQVNAQGELYGAEALARWTDDELGFVPPDRFIAIAEQSGLMPALGQQIITIALSEITPLRSKLSSDFRLSINISVKQFMMKDFYSQLLTSLDDFGFPPSSVTLEITENLFIEDLDKVKPICDKLIQKGIIISLDDFGTGYSSLSILRDLPIKELKIDKSFVDNIDSNGKSKTMIRNIIEIGKNYRMNVLAEGVETESQKQVLSQLGCDHFQGYLYSKPISSSELSAYSAK from the coding sequence ATGGCCCTTGTGAAAAAGAATATCTGGACATTATTCTGGACAATTATTTTGTTAAGTGTCTTGTTGTTCTCCTATTACGGCTATTATCTCTGGAAGCGTAACCAGGCTGACTTCCATCAGTTCCAATACACACAGGTAAACCTCTTTTCTGATTCTGTTGAAGCTTTCCTGAAAAGTCAGGAATCTCTGCTACAGGTACTGGGCAGCCAGCTTGCCGTAGATAACCAGATCCCCCAGCAGGCCACTCATTCAGCAACCCTTGACCGGGTAAGAAAAAACCATCCGTTTTTTGCCGGCTTCGGTCTGGCAAATCTGAACGGCGATCTTAGAGTTGTTTCTTCGAATCTGAATCTAGAGAAGCTGCCAAACCTGCTGGAGCAGGAAGTAAGCCGGAATGGATTTATGCAGACGCTGAGAACGACAAAACTGGTGGCAGGCAGAACTTATCAGCTTAAGGCATTAGATGATGATTCCATTGCTATCGCTATACGAAAGGCAATTTTGTCAGATAAAGGTGACGCTGTAGCGGTAATGACGGCCGGGGTAAAAGTAAACGAAACCGTGTTGTTTAATAATAAACGTCACTCGGCAGCGAAGTTTAATGAGTTGGACATCATTCGTGATGATGGATACCTGCAGTTTTATTCAGGAGACAAGTTAGGAACAAAAAGTTATACCAAACCCGTACCTTTGAACACACTACAGGCATTGATAGATTCTGTTCTGCTTGATAATGATGTCGATCTGGAAACACTGAAAAGCTCCAGAAAACCATGGGCGACAGAGTTTGTATTAAATCAATCCACTAAGCGTGTGATGATGGAGTATGATCCTTACTTCCAGTTCTGGATAGTTTCTACTGTTGAGTCCAGTTATGTAAACTCGCAGTTCTTAAATCGTTTTCTGTTCTCGCTGGTCATCTCAATTGCTTCGGCATTGGTTTTCTATATGCTGGTTCGTTCAATTGCTGTTGCGGAGCAGGATAAGTACGAGCAACTCTTGTATCAGACCCGCCATGATCTATTAACGGATCTGCCGAATCAGGTCTATCTGAGTAACCTGATTGATAAGAGTCAGGTTCCGCCTTTTGCCACCATTTTTATTAATATTGATCGCTTTAAAAGTGTTAATGATAGTTACGGCCACGAGTTTGGAGACAAGGTGATAAAAGAGGTGGCCAGCCGGTTGATGCCTTATTCAGAAAGTAAAGACTGCTTAATCCGTGGAACCGGTGATGAATTCATGATTCTGACCTCCAATCTGGATGATGAATGGCTAATTACAATCAGCGAGAAGATTCTGGAAAAACTCTCTCTTCCGTTTGTGGTCGGAGAGGTGAGTTTTCTGCTTACAGCCAGTATTGGTATTGCTAAGTATCCGCCTCACGGCAGTAACTATGATGAGCTGATTCGTTCTCTGGACTTTGCCATGTTACAGGCTAAGAAAACCAAGAATGCCATCTATTTCTACTCGCCAAGACTGCAGTCTGAACATGTTGAATCTCTTTATCTGGAGCAGAAATTAAGACAGGCAATAAAAGAAGATCAGATCACCTTGCTTTATCAGCCTCAGGTTAATGCGCAAGGTGAGCTATATGGTGCAGAAGCACTGGCACGCTGGACAGATGACGAGCTGGGCTTTGTTCCGCCGGATCGCTTTATTGCTATTGCTGAACAGTCCGGCTTAATGCCTGCGCTGGGCCAGCAGATTATCACCATAGCCCTGAGTGAAATCACCCCGCTGAGAAGCAAGCTAAGTAGCGACTTCCGCTTGTCCATTAATATTTCTGTTAAACAGTTTATGATGAAGGATTTTTATAGCCAGCTATTAACCAGCCTTGATGATTTCGGCTTCCCACCATCTTCTGTCACTCTGGAAATAACAGAAAACCTGTTTATTGAAGATTTAGATAAGGTTAAACCTATATGTGACAAGCTGATTCAGAAGGGGATTATTATTTCTCTGGATGATTTTGGTACCGGATACTCATCCTTAAGTATTTTGCGCGACTTGCCAATTAAAGAGCTGAAAATCGATAAATCCTTTGTCGACAATATCGATAGCAACGGTAAGTCAAAAACCATGATCCGAAATATTATAGAGATTGGTAAGAACTATCGCATGAATGTGCTGGCGGAAGGAGTGGAGACGGAAAGTCAGAAACAGGTTTTGTCGCAACTCGGCTGTGATCATTTTCAGGGTTATCTCTACTCTAAACCTATTTCATCTTCGGAGCTGTCGGCCTATTCCGCTAAGTAA
- a CDS encoding phosphate/phosphite/phosphonate ABC transporter substrate-binding protein, translated as MSANKRNGLPFIIKYLVGCAVVFMTFAVGSSYATDTSPSAESDTIVIGRVSTNPKKHYNHLKPVADYLTENLRDLGINKTEIIFAKDNKQMIRYIKQGKVDLITETAFSAVVFHQQAGADIVLRRWKKGVPEYSSIIFSRNDSGIQSFDDLLGKTIAFQDRGSTSSFFIPASILIREGYELYELDSPREKPPADAIGFVFAEKEINISAWVHRNIVAAGAMSDLNWNNERDMPKEFRQHTAILYQSIAFPRGVELIRKELDPSIKNRIVDVLASAHESEEGRKMLKAYQKTKQYDALSIQDDSLIMARELQRIVEDHL; from the coding sequence ATGTCAGCAAACAAACGTAACGGCTTGCCGTTTATAATAAAGTATCTGGTGGGTTGCGCAGTGGTGTTTATGACATTTGCTGTGGGCTCCAGCTACGCTACCGACACATCACCATCTGCTGAAAGCGATACTATTGTGATAGGCAGGGTCAGTACTAATCCCAAAAAACATTATAATCACCTAAAGCCGGTTGCCGATTATTTAACTGAAAATCTGCGAGATCTGGGCATTAATAAAACTGAGATTATTTTTGCCAAAGATAATAAGCAGATGATTCGATATATTAAACAGGGTAAAGTTGATCTAATTACTGAAACGGCCTTTTCTGCTGTTGTTTTTCATCAGCAAGCGGGGGCAGATATTGTATTAAGGCGCTGGAAAAAGGGGGTGCCTGAGTACTCTTCAATAATATTCTCCCGTAACGATAGCGGAATTCAATCCTTTGATGATCTGCTGGGTAAAACTATTGCCTTTCAGGATCGCGGTTCTACCTCCTCTTTTTTTATCCCGGCTTCTATTCTGATTCGTGAAGGGTATGAGCTTTACGAGCTTGACAGTCCGAGGGAAAAGCCGCCTGCCGATGCTATTGGTTTTGTTTTTGCAGAAAAGGAGATAAATATTTCTGCATGGGTACACAGGAACATCGTTGCTGCTGGTGCAATGAGTGACCTGAACTGGAACAACGAAAGGGATATGCCAAAAGAGTTTCGTCAGCATACGGCGATTCTTTACCAGAGTATTGCCTTTCCAAGAGGAGTTGAGTTGATCCGTAAAGAGCTGGATCCTTCCATTAAAAACCGCATTGTTGACGTGCTGGCCAGTGCTCATGAGTCAGAAGAGGGGCGAAAGATGCTAAAAGCCTATCAGAAAACTAAGCAGTACGATGCTTTATCCATACAAGATGACAGCCTGATTATGGCCAGGGAGTTGCAACGTATTGTTGAAGACCATCTGTAA